A genomic stretch from Helianthus annuus cultivar XRQ/B chromosome 1, HanXRQr2.0-SUNRISE, whole genome shotgun sequence includes:
- the LOC110895432 gene encoding uncharacterized protein LOC110895432, translating into MYFGNGVDKWIWKADVSGAFTVSSMKSIIQASNADEEVEVWDWNPLVPIKLNTFGWRLLLNWLPTADVLRKRGILIGPSMCPLCNMANESADHIFASCYVASVIWNAVSRWCGLDPIDVSSVRDIFEIHRSATSSSYKRQVIHAIITTTCWTLLKTRNNIIFNNGSFKVDGIKGEVKSSSFLWVKYKAKRINVEWNRWISFDL; encoded by the coding sequence ATGTATTTTGGCAATGGAGTGGATAAATGGATATGGAAAGCTGATGTTTCAGGGGCATTCACTGTTTCTTCCATGAAATCCATCATTCAGGCTTCGAATGCGGATGAGGAAGTCGAAGTGTGGGATTGGAATCCTTTGGTTCCTATTAAACTTAACACTTTTGGGTGGAGATTATTACTAAACTGGCTTCCGACTGCCGACGTGTTAAGAAAAAGAGGTATATTAATTGGCCCGTCAATGTGCCCTTTATGCAATATGGCGAACGAATCTGCGGACCACATTTTTGCGTCCTGTTACGTGGCTTCGGTGATCTGGAACGCGGTAAGTAGATGGTGTGGGTTGGATCCAATTGATGTCTCCTCAGTTCGTGATATCTTCGAGATTCACCGTTCAGCGACCAGCTCAAGTTATAAACGTCAAGTGATCCACGCTATCATTACGACGACATGCTGGACATTATTGAAAACCCGAAACAACATCATCTTCAACAACGGTTCGTTTAAAGTGGATGGCATTAAAGGCGAAGTCAAATCGTCCAGCTTCCTTTGGGTTAAGTATAAGGCTAAAAGGATAAATGTCGAGTGGAATAGATGGATCTCTTTTGATTTGTAA